The Raphanus sativus cultivar WK10039 chromosome 2, ASM80110v3, whole genome shotgun sequence genome includes a region encoding these proteins:
- the LOC108842394 gene encoding DUF21 domain-containing protein At4g33700, whose translation MAAELECCEANFFIHIAVIAFLVLFAGLMSGLTLGLMSLSLVDLEVLAKSGTPQHRQYAAKILPVVKNQHLLLVTLLVCNAAAMETLPIFLDSLVTAWGAILISVTLILLFGEIIPQSICSRYGLAIGATVAPFVRVLVFVCLPVAWPISKLLDFLLGHRRAALFRRAELKTLVDLHGNEAGKGGELTHDETTIIAGALELSDKMVKDAMTPISDIFVIDINAKLDRDLMNLILEKGHSRVPVYYEQPNNIIGLVLVKNLLTINPDDETPVKNVTIRRIPRVPETLPLYDILNEFQKGLSHMAVVVRQCDKIHPLPSKDVKDERVKEVQVDVDGEGTPQERMLRTKRSLQKWKSFPNRASSFKRSKTKKWSKDNDADILHLNGNPLPKLAEEEEAVGIITMEDVIEELLQEEIFDETDHHFEDS comes from the exons ATGGCGGCGGAGCTTGAATGTTGCGAGGCGAACTTCTTCATACACATAGCAGTGATAGCGTTTCTGGTCTTGTTCGCTGGACTCATGTCTGGTTTGACATTGGGTCTTATGTCCTTGAGTCTCGTTGATCTCGAGGTTCTCGCTAAATCCGGTACTCCCCAGCATCGCCAATACGCTG CAAAGATATTGCCAGTGGTGAAGAATCAGCATCTGTTGCTTGTCACTTTACTTGTATGCAATGCAGCTGCTATGGAG aCGCTTCCTATTTTTCTTGATTCTCTTGTCACGGCTTGGGGTGCCATTTTGATCTCAGTTACATTGATTCTTCTCTTTGGTGAG ATTATACCTCAGTCAATTTGTTCACGTTATGGTTTGGCCATTGGTGCAACAGTGGCTCCCTTTGTCCGTGTCCTAGTCTTTGTCTGCTTACCAGTTGCATGGCCGATTAGCAAG CTGCTGGACTTCCTATTGGGTCACCGTCGTGCAGCGCTGTTTCGAAGAGCTGAGCTGAAAACACTTGTGGACTTACATGGAAATGAG gCTGGAAAGGGCGGAGAGTTGACTCATGACGAAACGACAATCATTGCAGGAGCTCTTGAACTCTCTGATAAAATGGTCAAGGATGCTATGACACCAATCTCTGATATATTTGTGATCGATATCAATGCTAAACTAGACAG GGATTTGATGAACTTGATTCTTGAGAAAGGGCATAGCAGAGTTCCAGTTTACTATGAGCAGCCAAATAACATCATCGGCCTTGTTCTG GTAAAGAACTTACTGACTATCAATCCAGATGATGAAACACCCGTCAAGAATGTCACAATAAGAAGGATTCCGAG AGTACCAGAAACCTTGCCTTTATATGACATATTGAATGAGTTCCAGAAAGGACTCAGCCATATGGCTGTTGTGGTGAGGCAGTGCGACAAAATCCACCCTTTACCTAGTAAAGATGTTAAAGACG AGAGGGTTAAGGAAGTACAAGTGGATGTTGATGGTGAAGGAACTCCTCAAGAGAGAATGCTAAGGACAAAGAGATCGCTACAAAAGTGGAAGAGCTTTCCAAATCGAGCAAGTTCGTTCAAGAGAAGTAAGACCAAGAAGTGGTCAAAGGACAATGACGCAGACATCTTGCATTTAAATGGCAACCCGCTGCCTAAACTAgccgaggaagaagaagctgttGGAATCATTACAATGGAAGATGTTATTGAGGAACTTTTGCAG GAGGAGATCTTTGATGAAACGGATCACCATTTTGAAGACTCGTGA